cGACAAtgctatctatatctatctacaTCGGTCACTTTGACCAGAATAAGCAAGTGTCTTAGAAGTGAAAAATGGTGCTATTTTTATCGAAAAACGACTTCCTGaatgaaaaatctttaaaatccaAAACACCTTATGTATTATTAGTAAGGGCTTAAaaagaacgcgcctcggggacaaatagtTGGACTCCagaacttttacaattcctttctgatctaacacttgtgggggctcattttaaagcttttgggaaaagaaaaactttcaccggcttagtttttcgcaaatccaaaatttaatttttctgaatagagttaacacaagaatggcggccattttgaatttcaaagattgcaaaatgttgggtaatttgtttttctagttccaatctttgcacggtgaccccacgatttttattgttgatttggtaagagaatcgttgacagtttcattgaagaaaatttgagcaaaagtttaagtctttcactttcgaggtgcatactaccttaaggagtTAATTGCCTGTTACTGTAATCATTGCTTGTACGTGAGCGTCGTAAATAATTAAGAAAAGTGTACGAAATTAGCTTTACTAATCAGACAACAATTTCGAATTTCTTCAGCTGTATACGATGTGTGCATAGTCTTACAGAATCGCACGTGCGACACGTCCGCTGACTCAGCTCTAATTTGTTTAAGTTGTCAAAGTTTTAAAGTACAGTCACACTTCCACCCAAAAGATAATACATGTACTGAACAGTTCTATCAAACAGTGGCAGGTATAACCCCTCTAGGGGACTGAACTGGACTGTATCCAACAGTTTACAATGGCAGTTGTAAATTTAAGCGAACTCAATCCcataaacattttatttgttttgattttatcgGCAATTGTACCCTAACCCTTGTTAACTTAGAACAAGGTACAACGGAGTAAAACCAGTTGATTTTACGATACATCAATAAACTCCATTCTTTGGAGTGGTAAGGTTTTATCAAAGGCTGGTATTTACATCCACCTTAATGACCCTGGACGGACCCGAAGCTAAACAAAAGCGGGCCGACCAGATGACTGGAATTTGCAGGTCTCGCGTCATTAGATTTCCTCGTGAAACGTTTGTGACAAAGTTCAGTAAAGCTTTCTCCCGGTTTTGAACTTGATCGTCGAATGAGACGACTGAGTTAGTGTCTGTACATGTAGTGCGATTACCTTGATATCACGCGTAGACTTATGTATACGTAACCGTCACAGACAAAGTGTTTAAGCCATGAGATGAATTTGCTTGTTCTTTGCACAGCTACTTTATAGTTTTTGCACTGCCCTTATCACTTTGAACTTGCCAGAAGCGTGTGGTCAATGAGGTAGCTATGCAGTCAGTTTCCGTCTGGTGTCAAAACGTTCGGGCTGACGTTCGCTCGCGTTTTGGATTTGGTATGAAAGTGGAAAGGTCTCATTGTAAGGAGTAATAAATTGAAACGTTTATGAAATAATGCAAGCCTTTCTTCATCCGGAAAGTGTTGCTTTCTTGCAAAAAAAGGGCTTTACAAAGATTTACAACTGTCAAATGGCATTTCGTTTTAAAGTGCCTTAACAGTAAAGGCTTACATATCAACAGTGTGGCAAACGGTTGTATTCGTTGCTTTGAAAGTGTAGCAATACCTTCGGCTGACTCAGCGTTGCAATATCTCGCGTATAGTTTACATGATGATTGTTGTCATCATAGATATGTCAAAAAGCTCGGCATTCATAAAACAAACTCGCAAGACCTATGTAAACAGTTTTATCAAATCGAAAAATAGAATGCAGGGGTTTCATATCTGAGGTCACCAGGGCGTTGTTGTGGCCTCCCTGTCTTCCACACAAGTGAATGAATTGATTGTTCTTACCCAAAGGCCGAGGAAAAACACCATAAGAAGACCAGCAACTACCACTACATAGTCAACAGCGTGTAGACTGCCAACAGATGATATGTCCCGCGCCATGGTAACAGCGGAGAGGTAATATCCAAGAAAGATGAGACAGAAAATCCAACCAGCAGCCTCCAAGTTGTTCAGTTGTGCTGTGCCTTAATTGCAAAGTGCCCGTTTATTGCACCGCAGCTACTACATAAGCAAAAGTCAGCCGTGCCAAGTTAAATATTAAACCTTGATAAAAAACAACCTCCTTAAAGTGGCGTTTTGTTAATATCTGGAGGCAGGTCACCGTAATCTATTGTAAACTTTCGACACTAGAAGCGGCTCACGCATTAAACAATTGGATGGATTGTTTCGTACAGAAACCGGATCGTTATCTgcttacattttaaaattgcatTTCTGTGCAAAATGAGTCGCGTTAGTTTGTTTTTTAACCAATGGGGCTAAGTCAAAAGTCTGTCAATGCTAGCCATTCCAAGGAATCGATGTGGTTGTTGGGTTTGGGAAGATGGTGTGTCGGATGAATATTGTTGGTATTCCTGTTGATGCCAATGATTGCAGTGATAATGATGATTAccatgacgacgatgatgatgataatggtgatAATGATCATGGTAATGTTGGTGACATTTTTAGGAGTAGCAAGCTTCTTGGAGTTACTGACTTTGCTGAATAACTACCCCAAAGATATTAGAGAAAGCAAACAGGGCAATTAGAAGTACAGTTTCTGCCAATTGGAAGGTCACACCCGATCACACCCGATTGCCTGGTCTTATTCCGAGAGTAAAGGGACCATTTCATCTATCCCACAAGGCAATGTTACTGATACCCATcgctctttttttgttttactgTGTCTGAGATGCCAATACAACGGGATATAACATTCTCTATAAATCTTTAGGTCATCAAGCTAATGACGGCTTATATAGCAATATCTTGAGTGTCATCGAATTTGGTGAGATAGCAAGCTATGTTCCTGAATGCCCATGACCTTGGATCTGAAAAATCGGGCGGGGGTGACTAAAAATGAGGAACATGAATAACCAAGAAGTGACAGTTTTAAACACTCCAAACTCTTAAAGAACCAATGCGTGTAAATatgtaacaaataaacaaataaacaatccGGTGCCGACTTTCAGAATGttgtcaaatttacatattttaccaattttgcatatttttcacgatattttcattattgacaAGCTAATATCTTCAAGGTCGAGTTCATACATGTAAGCCTACCATGATGCGAAGTGACTGAATGTCTAGATTTTCAAGAAGTCgtaaaagaaatacatttctccACTAACTTGGCAAAACTATTTTCTAAGATAGAAACATGTACATATTTCCATAAATTTAGACAACTGAATATACTCAATGCAAGGtaattataataaatatataataaatgTGGCCATCAGCAGCTCCTGCGTTATGTGATAACAAGTGAGCAGTTGTCTAATATTACAGGTAAATGACTAAACAATTGTTAATCCTAGACCTTGAACTCTGGGTAGTTGCAACAGgcgacagtcagacagacagacagacagacagacagacagacagacagacaacggCAATGAATTcaacaaacataaaaattgcCATATATTCATATAGTGTATAGGAGCAGCAGTTTCTATTACTAATGTTTGACAAATTTCAcgacaaatttttatatttttggtgGGCCTAAATACCGAAATCAAAATTACAGAGATTAACTGAcacttaaggatgtacgatcggtaaaattaaaagtaatgtcatttctctaaattgtcaatttttggattctcctttgtaagtattatcaaaatgtgtgataaaatataggggtcaccgcgctcgtttgtgagataaatgaccatgaattttgccatttgtgagaaaaaatgctgagtcagcattttttcaccaatgcattttctatggacgaaattattcaatgctgtttatctcaaaatttagcgcagtgaccatataattttatttgatcagtattatttatttctctagactgagctttatgcaaattttcatgaaaatgacattagtagaaattgattttccagcaaatttcaatgtaatcctatgggaagtgacaaattccacgcgcgcgtaccgctcgtacatccttaagcaTCGTATTAAAGTTATTCTTTGATTTATCTGCCATCTGTTGATAGGGTTTAGAATTTGCATAACCATTTTTCATCCAATGCGAGGAGTGGATTTTGTCTGGTTGATCCaacttgaaatgcaaaatgttcaCTGATATTATCCCCACTGTGCTTGTGAGATTTAAGGACATTCTAGAAGTAAAAACGGGTTTGTGCCTTTGATAAAAATCTTAACTTTCCTGAAGTATTACACCATTTGCGTTCGATCAAACAATACACATGATACAATACACTCCAATGTGGGTGATCTATCGAACACGTTCGAGATCTTGTAGAGCATGATGGGTACAGCGATTCTTGGTCCCATTGTCGCGCGTTCCATTTGCACGAACTGCTCACTTCTGTTTGATCATCGAACATGCCTGCAGATGTAGTAAAGGCAGACTCTTCCTTCAGCATTCAGTCTCTCAAAAACGACAGAATGGGTTCATCGAGCTCGAGTCTTGCCGAATCGAAATACAAATTAGAAGATGACAGACCGAGGAACGCCGACAAGTATTCTAAATCTCGAACGGAAAAACGAGAAGAAACTGTAAGAGTTATCAGAGCAAGGCTAACTCCATTTGTACGGAGGCGTCGAAATTCTAGCGGTCGAAGAAAAGCGAGGGGACGAAACTGTGTCAAATCTCGACCTGGCAATAAAGCAGGTTCAAACCCGAGAAAGTCTGACCATCCAAAAGCAAGACCAAGAAATTTGGTGTCAGCTGGTAGAGACGTCATTATGTCAGCAAAAATAGGACCTGAGGATCGTATAAAACCTTCGGAATTAATGCAGCCGGAATCGAATGGCACAGATTTGTATTCCCTGCAAAGTCGTAACGACTCGAACACCAGTTTCTGCAGATCATTTAGCAGCTATGATCTCACCATTTGTTCCTCAAGTGACGGTCGCAAAGTTGTCCTCCTGGAATTCGGTGACAAGTCTTTCATCAACGGACAGCCCATCAAGTTCTCCCCAGATGGACGAGTTCTGACAAAACTTGGACATTTTGATCCAACCCTTCAGCGCCTCTACAACGATGCAATACTATTCAAACAGAAACGAGCCAGTGAGGAGCGACGCTCGGTGCACATACCTCCTGGCAATGACATGTAAGATGAAAACACACAGTCTATAGCATCAATCTTGTCGAAAATACGTGTAGCTGCATGGATTTACCCATAAAAGTAGAACAGTTAGTAGATAACAATATTTCATGGAAACACATCAGTGAAAGTAGATACAATACTCTGAAATGCTACCTACTTTGTCGTGTTTTATACGGTTTTTGTAGTCAATGTAATGCTGTAGTTTCACTTCACGACTACGAAATGAAGTAGATTAACACAAGACTCAATCATGCCCCAAAAATCCCTCACATCATCAGAAATCTAAACAATATGAACCGCTTAAAAAGTTACATTAGTTACgtttacatttatttcatttttcagaaaacaatggcgttgcCGCCAAGAAAGTATTGTGAGTGACGAATCGATAGGTGTTGACGACGCCGAAAGCGTTTTCCGGTTTCTGTCAGATCGAATCGAAGAATTGACGACACGAAACCATAAGCCCTCCGCCACAAGCGACCATAGTGGTACGATGAATTCATGTCGCGTGTTCAACCATGCGCCTGACGACAGTGAACTGAGAATTGTTGAATTAACAAGACAGTTGGAAGAGGCCGACCTCTATAACAAGAAACTTGAGACAATCTTTTATGACGTGGAGGAGGCGAGAGTCAATTCTCAAATTCGAGCTGAAaatttggaaagagaaaagGGACATCTTGAAATTTCGTTGCGTGAAGCCAACCAAGAGAACGAAAGATTACGCGGGAAGCTACAAACAGTCAGCTCTTCACTGTCAGATCTCCGGGAATCGAGTACCAAGGAAAAGTTGATCAGTAGAGATGAGAACGCCATTTTGATTGAAGAAAAGGGTAGATTAGAGGAACGAGTGATGAAATTAATGAAGTCGATGAAACTGAAAGAAGATAATTATAAGCAGAAAGACTCCTACATCAAAGACCTTGAAAATATTACCGATACCCTTGGTAAGGAACTTGAATGTTTTCAAAGACAAGTGAAGAATTTGCGATCAAttcttgaaaaacaaaacaaagaaaaacatttccTTCGAGAGGAACTGTCAAAGACTGAATTACTGAAACAGAATTACAGAtcacttgaaaagaaaaatcgACAACTCGAACAGGATAACCAGATTATGAAATCACTACTGAAAGCAGCAGACGACAAACTGATCTCCATGGAAACGATGCAAATTGACAAGGAAACAAGAGACGAGGAACTGAAAGAGGGCTTTTCAAAAACGATTACCGAGCTAGCCGATGTATACAACAATTGGAGTGACGATACGATACAAATACCCAACCTTACTCGTACagaacaataaaaatattaaagttggcACCGCGTATTCAAACAACGAATGCAACGAATAAATGCGTCAAGGCAACTATACACACTAGacaaatgtaaaaagaaaagaaaagaaaagaaaacaaagatagACCAGATCATCGACCTAGGGCAATCGCCATATTTTAGGGAATTGATGATGGTGtttttttatattgaaatttgaaacattgGACTCTATTAAACTCATGTCTAGTGAATGTGGAATAAAAGTTGTAATTCGAAAATTTCTGAGTCTCGTCATCAGTTCTCATAGCAGTGAAATCAACCAGTGGCGCGGTTTTTGTGTCCAAGAACACTTCAAAAGTGTCAGACACGTTATGTTGGTTTGGTATACCTGGTCAAAACAATCAAAGAGGATATTCCTACAGTTTTATACTtgtgtgaagataagaatggacagtgaaattgatctaaatgttatcacacttgtgtaattggtttgtaaagttgtttcaaaacttgccGTAGcagttgcactgacttgttataattACGGTGAAAATCTgagagcttttatggacccctaataaacacacaccatgggagtacactttgcggtgcacttcacatacgcagaatcatattacattccGTACCGCTGCCCTGAGTGTCACAGCCACAGCATTGGCAAGTCATCCTCAGAAATAAAGACGGGCACTATCCGTGTTTGTACGAGAACTCGACTTTGAACATATACTCGGCCATGGCCACTACTGAAATACAAGTGTGTGTTCACTTATAGGAAACATTTATCCCACACATAGACCACTAATCAGTTCCTACCGGCCGACAGGTTTTATTGCTTTACTTCAGCAATTACAGCTGAAGCctgctgtgaaacaacactatcatccgtcTGTTCTTTGCCTCAAGTTAATTACAAGTACTGATACTGcagcaagttttggaacaactttacaaaccaattacacaagtgtgataacatttagatcaatttcactgtccattcttatcttcacacgACCATAACAGAACATGAGTACATGTCTGACATTTTGTACAACTATTTTACACATCGAGATGCTGCATACTAGTGAATAATATCATGCATTGCAATGGAAGAAAAGCTAGCACGCCAGCTTAGTTTCATCGCAGTGTGCCTTCGACAAGATAAAGCTGACGATCTCCGCAGACTCCCGGGgcgtagactgaaagatccgtcgctcgagggcgctatCTACGCGTAAAGAcagccctcgagcgacggatcttttaGTCTAGCAAATCCTATGGCATTATACATTATAAATATCCAGTCATAATTCACGAGTGATATTTCCGTTTAACAATGTGAATACTAGAGACTTCACCAAAGTGACTGTTAAGTTGGTTGAATTACGTCCCCAAGAGCTGTGAACATTTCCTTGTCGGTATCAACTGCAACccttaatttttcatattatcaagGTAAAAATATGTTTCGTTCACATGCTTTAAGGAAACAGGGTAGGTTGGTCAGTAAATTTCTTTATGTTTTAGTTTTTATGGGGGTGCGACCCATTAAATAACGGCAAAATTGGCAACTCGtgtgtgatttttaaaattgcaaaacaacacgattggagctaattttggataatctttatattgttaaaatttctcaaaagtgttaggtaacatatagctgaaagttgcaatattacaaattactcatagaaaCAAGTGTATTGCAAGGAAATAATAgctgagcttacatttgcaggttaaaccgacattactttactattcaattatcccaaaattagttccaatcgtgttaaaccAAAGTTTTAGGGTCACGGGGTTCTGAACTTGGTAGGTTGATTTATTTTGCCTATTAATGTAACTTCACGTGATCTTTGAACAAACAAGGACCCTGAAGAATCACCTGGTTTTTGTTCACCTTGTACACATGCCATGGTGGATGGAAAGATAATTTTCTTTGTTCATAAATTCTGGTACATCAATCACTTCATTATAGCCGCTCCTGCCTAGCAGTGTTctaatacaaaatgaatatctttatttcagatACAGTATTCTGCAGGTTCCAACTTACCGATAgttgtttattatttttggCTGTGCATCACCACTCATACCAGTATACGTACGATGGTAGTGACTTTGGTGAGTGGCTTGCGGGCATTCATTTAGTCATGGAATAAGGATGACTGGACAAGTGAGTTGGATCAACAACAAAGTTTCATCGTAGGCATCAAGGAAGGTGGTGTGACACATTTGTCACTTATTGTCACTATAGACTGTAAGGCccagtcgtgtgcgggcgctccgtaCCATACAGTGGCCTTTACGGCCTTCAATTTCATTTGGACACCTCACTGGAAGGGCCCAATTGTGAACCAATCATGGCGGATTTTACATTGTAAACGAAGCATGTTATTGGTGTTTGGCCAATCATGGCCATCCTTCCATATTATATTGGGTACACTTTTGGTTTTGGACCAATCTCGAGCATGTTGCAAACTAAGAATATACACTTCCAAGTTCTGAAAACAAATGGTATTTAAATTGTGACATTTCATCAAAACGATCTGGGTAATTTACTTGGAATGAATTGGACGACAGGATTTGCTTTGATGTCATACACAGTTCTAGTATTTTCAAGACCGGTTGGGCTCTATGTGTGCATAATGACTTAATTTCTGTATCAACTCTCTGACACTCATTGGTTCTGAAAAGCATTCTGCCAGCCTTACGGTGGTTTTGAATACCACAGATACTACTCGCTGAATGAAAACAGCTATCATTGGAAAGTCAGAGGAGTAGACAACATGAAGCGTTGTAGTGGTTGAACCtgagaaatattaaaaatattacGAAGAATTCCCATCATGCGTCATATTGACAATGATACCACCTTACCATTTGTGGTTAGGGGTAAATTTATTCaagacttgaaaaaaattatgttattcACTTTAAGAAGAAATGCTGCTTAGAAAGTTACAGAACTGTGTAGGATTTACAGCTGAAGGGACAATGTGCCCTTCAAATGAATTTGCTGTGCTTAGTTTGTGAAACAGAATCGTGTCAAAGTACacttcttgaaattcaaattagcTATCCAAAACCTGAATGGCACAGCCATGAACTGTTGAATTTAGAACTTATCTGAAATATCCATTCTACACTGCCACAGTAAGGTCCCTCCTTGTGTTATGAAAacaacattgaatgaaaaaataaagattgcATGGTTGGTTGTGGAAGACTTTGATCTAACTTGACCGGGACAGAAATGAAAGTTATTGCAGAAGTAAAGTGGCATATGGATTTGACAATACTCTATGTGATATTAGattctataaatacacatattacACTTTGAACCCTTGACTACCATGAGTGTTGGAAAATTCCAGTGGCATATAGCATTGCTGTATACCTTGAGTGCCAGAAATCTTACGTGATATCATCACGTGTTCATGTGTTTGTTATACAGAATACAATTGGCTACAGTGGTCAAAAGGTTACAGAAACTATTTTGTGTCAGGATAGGGTTAGACAGGGTTAGAAATAGGTTTGATAATTTACAGTGGGCTTGGAATGGGGTTGAAAATGCTGTTTGGTGCGTATTAGCCAtcgatcaagttgaaaataccAGGGGAATGGGCTAAAAATTGGGATAATGGCAGGAGATGGGGTTAGAGATTTTATTGATCACGTGAGGGAAGGGCATGGCATTTTCTGAATGGAGTTGTGACGGTATAGATTAGAGATTCCATGAAAATGTTGAGGAGTGGGTTTGAGTTtgggtcaaaatatgaaggaTAGAGATTTGGTTAAGAATGTTGAAGAAAATGTTTACATATTGAGAATCTGTATAAACATCAATACCTCATTCAGTCTTGTCTAGGCCTTCTGATAGAGGTTTTCTGTTCATGTCATATCAATAAAACAACTAAACACTCTCAACCTGTAAGTTCCCCTTAGAAAGatccaaaaatacagaaaaatatggTTATGCAATTTTGAAAACTGTACAGTTATGAAAAAATGCAGGATGTAAGGGGATTAAACAATAACACAtaaaatgatatacatgtagtttacaaCTAGAAATTTTCTGCATGTGTAAAAACAAAAAGTGAAGACttgaaatacagaaatacataaACAATATCAAGGTCTTTGCCATCTCACGCAGACCAAAAGTGTTCCTTTGAAAATATAAActgacttttattttttttggcatgAAAAACAGTGACTCGAACCTAAATTGTAGCTACCAGTATGATACATGCAGAAtctatgaactttgacctttgacatatgTCAAGTGATATAAATCTAAACCTGTACTTTGCAAAAACTTGGGCAGTATGGAGTCCCAATGTGATCATTATGATGTTTTATTGGacaataaatattcataaatttgGAAAGATAAAATATTAAGTTAGCTACAGTGAAATCACTAGACATCAAAACCTGAGAAATTATGATTCTCTGAAGTTTGTCTCCTGAATTCTaccataaaatgaaaatactaaacaaaGAATCAGTCATTCTGCTAGGAAAAAAACTCCAGTGATACCTCTGAGGCTCATTGCCAAGTTTGTCACACTGAAAAATGGTACTCTATTTAGTGGGTCTCTGCTGACTTGGGCTGACCTATGAGGTAAGGATGATTTctatgtacattttaattatGACCATCATGGTTTAATAAGTTACAACCAAACAAAAAGTAAGTCTTTATAACTATTTTGCATAATAGCATCAGGGAAACTTGGGGcagcaattaaaaaaaaaataagttaTTCAATACGATCGGTCCTTCATGTCAAATCTATTTTTGAAACTGTTTTCCACAAAAGACATTTGGTCTTGTATCAAGAAGTCAGCTTGATCATTTCTTTCTAGTATAATGGTCCTTGCAAGACTGAATTAAACCGATCCTTGTTCTAAGTATCCTGTGTAAAGGATGGCACAATAACTTttgctgtaaaatttgaaaaagactACAGCTGCTTGTAGTAAAAGTATAGAGGACCCactgaaaaaatttcaacaaattttccaaacgATACAAAAGTCAAATAAATCCTGTTTGTACACAGGTAACATAAAGGGATATTCTGTGTATAAATAATCCACCTGCTCAAGAGAAATTGATTTGCTAGTTAGTGTCAAAGACATGCAGCATTTTTTTTAACTTAAGAAATTGCCATGAGTGAGCTCATGACGTTCATCAAATCTACAATGGAATTTAAAGGACAACTTGGCTAAACCATGTCAACAACTGGCTAGAACTAAATGTAAACCAATCTATATGAACTAAAGAATACATCATGATTGAGAAAGAGCatgaaaaaatttaaataatGTTGGGCAAACATTTGGTAACGCAGTAATGGCGACAAAATCCAACAGTGGTCAGTGATCAAGATAAGATTTGCCATTCCACTGGTTGATACACCATGGAATACGATGACATTTTCTGTAAGCAAAGCATGAACTACAATCACACTTCAGGGACTGTTGAATTTACAGAAATACAAAATAGATTCAAtttatcttgatgtgatcagaACTGATGATGTGAGTCATTGTCTTTTATCTTAGTCAATACAGATTATGAAAATAACGGTTTGTTAGATTTACTCAAGTGGACTACATTCTTTTCAATTACTTCATTTCAAAATCTATGTGTTAGTCTTTGTCAATTGCCTACAAACTCAAGGAATACATCACTTCCATATAAGTTTTATTTTCTAGCTGCTGGGGGCTGGTAGTACTGTTGTTGTGGTCTGCTAGGCTGACGGCGTTCTCTTTCCGCATGGCTTTCATAGTTTTGTGTTCGCCTTTTGTAGCTTCCACCTCCTCCTTGTCGGAATTCCAGTGTCTCACCCATGGGACCCTCAAAGTTTTCATATTTCCTTCTGTGTGGCCCAGCTTCTTCAGCCTGATGaaacaaagacatgaaaatgaaatgattttTATCCTAGTCACCACAAACCAGTTTGGTTTGGTTCTGTTGTGTTGTATTCACTGTTGAAGTTGTATCTCCAAACttgaaa
This DNA window, taken from Ptychodera flava strain L36383 chromosome 4, AS_Pfla_20210202, whole genome shotgun sequence, encodes the following:
- the LOC139132314 gene encoding chromosome partition protein Smc-like; protein product: MNSCRVFNHAPDDSELRIVELTRQLEEADLYNKKLETIFYDVEEARVNSQIRAENLEREKGHLEISLREANQENERLRGKLQTVSSSLSDLRESSTKEKLISRDENAILIEEKGRLEERVMKLMKSMKLKEDNYKQKDSYIKDLENITDTLGKELECFQRQVKNLRSILEKQNKEKHFLREELSKTELLKQNYRSLEKKNRQLEQDNQIMKSLLKAADDKLISMETMQIDKETRDEELKEGFSKTITELADVYNNWSDDTIQIPNLTRTEQ